The Anaerobaca lacustris DNA window GCCTGGCGCCGCTTCGTGCCCGAGAAGAGAAACCCTCCGTTGAAGAGATGCAGCGAGAGGCCGGCGACTACCAGAAGATCGCGCAGGACCTGAGCGTCAAGCACGGCGTTGCCCTCTATAGTGGCCGAACCGGACTGCTCAGCGCCATGGACCTTCAAAACGACAGACACCTGGGCCGACTGCTTCTGACCGGCTACGGCCAGGCCCCGATCCGGCTCAGCCAGCTTCTGTTCTCCGTCGAGCAGTTCGGCGAGCGCGCGGTAACTCTGATGTCGGTTCCGGACGTTCAGATGTTCCGGAGCATCGGCCCGCTTCGCGACCTTTCGGCCGCGATCGGCCCAAACCTGTCCGATCAGATCATGGTGATGGTGCGCATCGTGGCGATCGAACCCGTGGCGCCCCCGGAAAGCCTGGACGTCACCTACAGCACCAGGACGCTCCGCGTGGGCGGCGCAGCGACCGACGACAGCGTCCATTCGGTCAGAGAGAAGGTGGTCGAGGACCTGCGGAAGCTGGCGGCCTGGGACGCGACCAAGGCCCGGGCCCAGGAGTTCGTCGCCCTGGCCGCACAGGACGGCTGGGACGATGCTGTAACCAAGTACAACGAACTCTACGGCGAGCAAGCCAAAGAGGACCCGAACGATCCGGACGTCTTCGAGCTCCAGCATCTAACGGGCCTGCGAAGGATCTCGGCCGCGCAACTGCAGGTGATTGCCACGCAGGCGGCTGCCAACCCGGCCGCGCCCGAATACCTCCGCCGGCTCGGGGCCGAACGTCGCTTTATGGATCGGCTCCACTCGCTGATCCCGCCGGACAGGGATGAGGCGACCGAAGTGCCGCTGGTCATGGAATTCAAGCCCGACCAGAGTTTCTATTGTCTCCGCAGCCTCTCGATCCGGCGATTGAATCAGGAGCAATTCGAGAGCATCCGGCCCATGCTGCTCAGCCGGGAGGAGCATGGCGAATCGCAGTCGCTGGCTACGACCCACCTCAATCCGGAGAATATCCTCAAGCGGATGGACTTCCGATTCGCCGAACAGATCACGCCCGTGGCGGACAGAGCGCTTCCGGAGGACCCGGTGTAATGCCGCAGACCTGGAAGGACAACCATGCGTTCTACTTGACCGTGGTCGGGCTGCTGGCCTGGCTCGTACCCGGTGGTGGGCATTTTCTGCTCAATGAGAGACGTCGTGGTATCGTGATCCTGGTCACCGTGGTGCTGACGTTCCTGATCGGCTTGTACGTCGGCTCGATCGGAATCATCGACGCCGTGAACGCCAAGCCCTGGTATGCGGCCCAGTTGATGAACTCACCTGTGGTCTTCTTCCTGGGCCGGATCAGCATGTCGGGCCATTTCCCCGTCTATGGAAGGGCCGGCGAGATCGGCCAGATCTACACGAGCATCGCCGGGCTGCTCAATCTACTGTGCATCGTGAATGCGATCTACACGGCGCATCTGCGAAGCCTTGATGAGGCGCGTGCGTAAAATGACGCCATTGATCTGCACTCTTCTGGCCAGCTTCACAACCCCGATGAGGCTCGATACAAACGCTGCATCGATGCTCTGGCTGCTCCCGCTGGTCGTCGCCATCGCGGTCGTCTACAAGGCAACGAAGGTCCATCAGATCCGGGCGAAGTCTTTTGTCAGGGAAACGGCCCTGTTGATCGGCTCGATCATGGTATTCATTGCCGTTGCGGCGCTGATCCTCTACGGCGTGGCCTGGCTCGTCACCGAGCAGCTTCCGGCCATGGCCGGCGGGTCTGCATTTTAGCCTCCAACCTGCTCGGCGGACGGCTGAAGCACGCCCATCTCCACGAGCGCGTTGTAGGCGGCCTTCTGCTCGGCTTCCTTCTTGTTCGCCCCCCAGGCGCTGGGGAAGTGGCGCTGGTCGATCACAACCTCCGACTCGAAGCACTTGTTGTGGTCGGGCCCTTTCTCGTCGAGCAGGACGTACATCGGTGCGACCCCGAACTGTTCCTGGGCGCACTGCTGCAAGAGGCTCTTGAAGTTGCCGTGGGCCTTCTCCGAGTCCACCTGCTCGATCAGGGTCAGGAACGTGCGAACGATGAAGTCCTGCGCTGCGTCAAACCCGCCGTCGATGTAGACAGCCGCAATAACCGCCTCCAGCAGGCCGGCCGCCAGCGACGTCGGCAGCGTCTTGGTCGAGGTCATGCCCTTGCCGACGGTCAGGAAGCCGAGCAATCCCAGGCGTCGCGCGACGCGGGCGCACGTGCCACGAGAGACGAGCATGCTCTTCATCTTCGTCAGCTCGCCTTCCGCGTAGTGGGGATAGGTGTCGAACAGCGTCTGGCAGATCACGGTCGAGAGAATGGCGTCGCCGAGGAATTCAAGTCGCTCGTTGCTGTCGAGCCGGTTGTCCACGGCCGACGAATGCGTGAAGGCCCGTTGGATAAGGGCCTCATCGGCGAACTCATATCCGAGAATCTGCTCGATCTGGTGCAGAACGTCTTTGTCCATGTGGCATCATCCCGCCGGATCGTGCGCAACATCCCGGCGGGCACAATCGCCCTTCTATGAGCATCCCGCGAGCAGATGACGAATGCCGTTCACGCGAACGACCTTCGCAACCCGCTCCACAGAGCAGTGAACCCGTCCCGTCAGCTTCCTGCGACGATCGCACGGCGCCGCCGGCGGCCTCCTTGACCCCACGGCCGCTCGATCTGCGCCTACCCAACCATCTGCAGGGTGGCCAAGGCAACGAACTTATCGTCCACCATTTCGAAAATGCCGTCAAGTCCTGTGATCGTGAAAATGCCCTTCGTCGCCGGGGCCACGCTGCAGAAAACCAGCCGGTGGCCGCAGTCGCCGACGAGCTTTCGCAGCTTGAGCAGTTTCGACAGACTGGAGGAGGTGATGATATCGACTTCCGAGAAATCGACAACGACTTCGCAATCGCCGCGATCGCGGACCATTTCGGTAACCGTCTTGAGTTCATCACCCAGCTCGGGCTCCTGAGGCAGATCGACAAGCACGATGTCCTCAGACCAATTCTGAATCCCCATGTTTGCTCTCCTTTAGCGTTACAGTGCCTTCGGTACTCACCCGTATTATCGGCATGGAAGTGGAGGGCATTAACGAAAAACTGAGGCATTCGAGCCGCTTGCGGCTACGGCCCATAAAAGGGCTCGGCGGGCCGACGCGCCGGCAGTCGGACAGCAGAATTTCGCATGGTGGATTGCGGATTCATCGCCATACGCAGATCGCAATCCGAAATCGCCAACGAAGGCCATGCCGTTTAGAGCTTGCGGTCGAGCTT harbors:
- a CDS encoding DUF6677 family protein, coding for MPQTWKDNHAFYLTVVGLLAWLVPGGGHFLLNERRRGIVILVTVVLTFLIGLYVGSIGIIDAVNAKPWYAAQLMNSPVVFFLGRISMSGHFPVYGRAGEIGQIYTSIAGLLNLLCIVNAIYTAHLRSLDEARA
- the rnc gene encoding ribonuclease III codes for the protein MDKDVLHQIEQILGYEFADEALIQRAFTHSSAVDNRLDSNERLEFLGDAILSTVICQTLFDTYPHYAEGELTKMKSMLVSRGTCARVARRLGLLGFLTVGKGMTSTKTLPTSLAAGLLEAVIAAVYIDGGFDAAQDFIVRTFLTLIEQVDSEKAHGNFKSLLQQCAQEQFGVAPMYVLLDEKGPDHNKCFESEVVIDQRHFPSAWGANKKEAEQKAAYNALVEMGVLQPSAEQVGG
- a CDS encoding STAS domain-containing protein yields the protein MGIQNWSEDIVLVDLPQEPELGDELKTVTEMVRDRGDCEVVVDFSEVDIITSSSLSKLLKLRKLVGDCGHRLVFCSVAPATKGIFTITGLDGIFEMVDDKFVALATLQMVG